A stretch of Perognathus longimembris pacificus isolate PPM17 chromosome 1, ASM2315922v1, whole genome shotgun sequence DNA encodes these proteins:
- the Cldn4 gene encoding claudin-4, whose product MASMGLQMLGIALAVLGWLGTILSCALPMWRVTAFIGSNIVTAQTSWEGLWMNCVVQSTGQMQCKVYDSLLALPQDLQAARALIVISIIVAALALLLSIVGGKCTNCVEDETTKAKVMIVTGVVNLLAGLLVMVPVSWTAHNVIRDFYNPLVAAGQKREMGASLYIGWAASGLLLLGGALLCCSCPPRQDKPYSAKYSAARSVPASNYV is encoded by the coding sequence ATGGCCTCCATGGGCCTGCAGATGCTGGGCATCGCCCTGGCCGTGCTGGGCTGGCTGGGCACCATCCTGAGCTGCGCGCTGCCCATGTGGCGGGTGACGGCCTTCATCGGCAGCAACATTGTCACGGCGCAGACAAGCTGGGAGGGGCTGTGGATGAACTGCGTGGTGCAGAGCACGGGGCAGATGCAGTGCAAGGTGTACGACTCGCTGCTGGCGCTGCCGCAGGACCTGCAGGCCGCCCGCGCGCTCATCGTCATCAGCATCATCGTGGCCGCCCTGGCTCTGCTGCTGTCGATCGTGGGGGGCAAATGCACCAACTGCGTGGAAGACGAGACCACCAAAGCCAAGGTCATGATTGTGACAGGCGTGGTGAACCTGCTGGCTGGCCTGCTGGTCATGGTGCCCGTCTCCTGGACGGCGCACAACGTCATCCGAGATTTCTACAACCCCTTAGTGGCAGCCGGGCAGAAGCGGGAGATGGGGGCCTCGCTGTACATCGGCTGGGCTGCCTCGGGGCTGCTGCTGCTTGGGGGGGCGCTGCTGTGCTGCAGCTGCCCACCCCGACAGGACAAGCCCTACTCCGCCAAGTACTCGGCCGCCCGCTCTGTCCCGGCCAGCAACTACGTGTGA
- the Mettl27 gene encoding methyltransferase-like protein 27 isoform X4, whose amino-acid sequence MPGAAVTPRMAPEEVRARVEAAHGLTDPAQKLCFYDRWARDYDQLQARGFLQLHGVDGSPEMLKQAQARGLYQKLSLCTLGQEPLPSPEGTFDVVLIVGALSHGQVPCTVIPELLRVTKPGGLLCLTTRTNPSNLAYKEELEASLDQLEQAGAWERLAVQPVDSWELATSELEVASGTRAQDGFISGIIYLYRKQMQGVGGRPQPSADF is encoded by the exons ATGCCCGGGGCAGCCGTGACCCCGAGGATGGCCCCGGAGGAGGTGCGGGCCAGGGTAGAGGCCGCTCACGGCCTCACCGACCCGGCCCAAAAACTCTGCTTCTATGACCGCTGGGCCCGGGACTACGATCAG CTTCAGGCCCGGGGCTTCCTCCAGCTGCATGGGGTGGATGGCAGCCCAGAGATGCTCAAGCAGGCCCAAGCCCGTGGTCTCTACCAGAAGCTCAGCCTCTGCACCCTGGGCCAGGAGCCCCTACCCAGCCCTGAAG GGACCTTTGATGTTGTTCTCATAGTGGGCGCCCTCAGCCATGGCCAAGTACCGTGCACCGTGATACCTGAGCTCCTACGGGTCACCAAGCCAG GTGGGCTGCTGTGCCTGACCACCAGGACCAACCCATCCAACCTTGCCTACAAAGAGGAGCTGGAGGCCTCCCTGGACCAGCTGGAGCAGGCAGGGGCGTGGGAGCGCCTGGCAGTCCAGCCGGTGGACAGCTGGGAGCTGGCCACCTCTGAGCTAGAGGTGGCCTCCGGAACCCGGGCCCAGGACGGCTTCATCTCTGGCATCATCTACCTGTACCGGaagcagatgcagggggtggggggaaggcccCAGCCCTCTGCTGACTTCTGA
- the Mettl27 gene encoding methyltransferase-like protein 27 isoform X1, giving the protein MPGAAVTPRMAPEEVRARVEAAHGLTDPAQKLCFYDRWARDYDQDVAALQYQAPRLAVDCLINTCPGLDLQSLILDVACGTGLVASELQARGFLQLHGVDGSPEMLKQAQARGLYQKLSLCTLGQEPLPSPEGTFDVVLIVGALSHGQVPCTVIPELLRVTKPGGLLCLTTRTNPSNLAYKEELEASLDQLEQAGAWERLAVQPVDSWELATSELEVASGTRAQDGFISGIIYLYRKQMQGVGGRPQPSADF; this is encoded by the exons ATGCCCGGGGCAGCCGTGACCCCGAGGATGGCCCCGGAGGAGGTGCGGGCCAGGGTAGAGGCCGCTCACGGCCTCACCGACCCGGCCCAAAAACTCTGCTTCTATGACCGCTGGGCCCGGGACTACGATCAG GACGTGGCCGCCCTGCAGTACCAAGCTCCACGCCTTGCAGTGGACTGTCTCATAAACACTTGTCCAGGCCTGGACCTCCAATCCCTGATCCTGGATGTGGCCTGTGGCACTGGCCTAGTGGCTTCTGAG CTTCAGGCCCGGGGCTTCCTCCAGCTGCATGGGGTGGATGGCAGCCCAGAGATGCTCAAGCAGGCCCAAGCCCGTGGTCTCTACCAGAAGCTCAGCCTCTGCACCCTGGGCCAGGAGCCCCTACCCAGCCCTGAAG GGACCTTTGATGTTGTTCTCATAGTGGGCGCCCTCAGCCATGGCCAAGTACCGTGCACCGTGATACCTGAGCTCCTACGGGTCACCAAGCCAG GTGGGCTGCTGTGCCTGACCACCAGGACCAACCCATCCAACCTTGCCTACAAAGAGGAGCTGGAGGCCTCCCTGGACCAGCTGGAGCAGGCAGGGGCGTGGGAGCGCCTGGCAGTCCAGCCGGTGGACAGCTGGGAGCTGGCCACCTCTGAGCTAGAGGTGGCCTCCGGAACCCGGGCCCAGGACGGCTTCATCTCTGGCATCATCTACCTGTACCGGaagcagatgcagggggtggggggaaggcccCAGCCCTCTGCTGACTTCTGA
- the Mettl27 gene encoding methyltransferase-like protein 27 isoform X2, with the protein MPGAAVTPRMAPEEVRARVEAAHGLTDPAQKLCFYDRWARDYDQDVAALQYQAPRLAVDCLINTCPGLDLQSLILDVACGTGLVASELQARGFLQLHGVDGSPEMLKQAQARGLYQKLSLCTLGQEPLPSPEVGALSHGQVPCTVIPELLRVTKPGGLLCLTTRTNPSNLAYKEELEASLDQLEQAGAWERLAVQPVDSWELATSELEVASGTRAQDGFISGIIYLYRKQMQGVGGRPQPSADF; encoded by the exons ATGCCCGGGGCAGCCGTGACCCCGAGGATGGCCCCGGAGGAGGTGCGGGCCAGGGTAGAGGCCGCTCACGGCCTCACCGACCCGGCCCAAAAACTCTGCTTCTATGACCGCTGGGCCCGGGACTACGATCAG GACGTGGCCGCCCTGCAGTACCAAGCTCCACGCCTTGCAGTGGACTGTCTCATAAACACTTGTCCAGGCCTGGACCTCCAATCCCTGATCCTGGATGTGGCCTGTGGCACTGGCCTAGTGGCTTCTGAG CTTCAGGCCCGGGGCTTCCTCCAGCTGCATGGGGTGGATGGCAGCCCAGAGATGCTCAAGCAGGCCCAAGCCCGTGGTCTCTACCAGAAGCTCAGCCTCTGCACCCTGGGCCAGGAGCCCCTACCCAGCCCTGAAG TGGGCGCCCTCAGCCATGGCCAAGTACCGTGCACCGTGATACCTGAGCTCCTACGGGTCACCAAGCCAG GTGGGCTGCTGTGCCTGACCACCAGGACCAACCCATCCAACCTTGCCTACAAAGAGGAGCTGGAGGCCTCCCTGGACCAGCTGGAGCAGGCAGGGGCGTGGGAGCGCCTGGCAGTCCAGCCGGTGGACAGCTGGGAGCTGGCCACCTCTGAGCTAGAGGTGGCCTCCGGAACCCGGGCCCAGGACGGCTTCATCTCTGGCATCATCTACCTGTACCGGaagcagatgcagggggtggggggaaggcccCAGCCCTCTGCTGACTTCTGA
- the Mettl27 gene encoding methyltransferase-like protein 27 isoform X3, which yields MPGAAVTPRMAPEEVRARVEAAHGLTDPAQKLCFYDRWARDYDQDVAALQYQAPRLAVDCLINTCPGLDLQSLILDVACGTGLVASELQARGFLQLHGVDGSPEMLKQAQARGLYQKLSLCTLGQEPLPSPEGTFDVVLIVGALSHGQVPCTVIPELLRVTKPALMWLRLHMSGQALSSGSPRGHHMLACSAGLWEEKEAFGSKGLEIPTGPSPKHVIGRPLSQPEPWPPAHMGWVS from the exons ATGCCCGGGGCAGCCGTGACCCCGAGGATGGCCCCGGAGGAGGTGCGGGCCAGGGTAGAGGCCGCTCACGGCCTCACCGACCCGGCCCAAAAACTCTGCTTCTATGACCGCTGGGCCCGGGACTACGATCAG GACGTGGCCGCCCTGCAGTACCAAGCTCCACGCCTTGCAGTGGACTGTCTCATAAACACTTGTCCAGGCCTGGACCTCCAATCCCTGATCCTGGATGTGGCCTGTGGCACTGGCCTAGTGGCTTCTGAG CTTCAGGCCCGGGGCTTCCTCCAGCTGCATGGGGTGGATGGCAGCCCAGAGATGCTCAAGCAGGCCCAAGCCCGTGGTCTCTACCAGAAGCTCAGCCTCTGCACCCTGGGCCAGGAGCCCCTACCCAGCCCTGAAG GGACCTTTGATGTTGTTCTCATAGTGGGCGCCCTCAGCCATGGCCAAGTACCGTGCACCGTGATACCTGAGCTCCTACGGGTCACCAAGCCAG CCCTGATGTGGCTGCGTCTGCACATGTCTGGACAGGCCTTGTCTTCCGGGAGCCCCAGAGGTCATCACATGCTGGCATGTTCTGCTGGTCTGTGGGAAGAGAAGGAAGCTTTTGGCTCCAAAGGGCTAGAAATTCCCACTGGGCCCAGCCCCAAGCATGTGATTGGCAGGCCTCTCAGCCAACCAGAGCCCTGGCCGCCTGCCCACATGGGATGGGTAAGCTGA
- the Tmem270 gene encoding transmembrane protein 270 encodes MEADPPLRSSLLGVLLQVGRLLALLVRNRVHLYSFLLVKIGLFRCWVLGLAQEARGSGSTQAYLFPDADACSLGQALRAGLTLLWVPVWLLLWWLRLVWASGLGWVGTLGLALQRLGACQWRGLPVVTWRELLLTCLHSLMLVALLLLLLPWRLFQKVKRFSLGWLPGQGLLWEPLGQMQRLYWWAQRGAALASWHLAYIITWTTCLASHLLQSAFEHTAQLAQAQDADSQEATGSLLEPPLPEASTPKAEPTLPEPRGPGE; translated from the exons ATGGAGGCCGACCCTCCgctcagatccagcctcctggGGGTTCTGCTGCAGGTTGGGCGGCTTTTAGCTTTG CTGGTCCGGAATCGCGTGCACCTATACAGCTTCCTGTTGGTGAAGATTGGCCTCTTccggtgttgggtgttggggctGGCACAGGAGGCCCGAGGCTccggcagcacccaggcctaccTGTTCCCGGATGCTGACGCCTGCTCCCTGGGCCAGGCTCTGCGAGCGGGGCTGACTCTGCTATGGGTTCCCGTGTGGCTGCTGCTGTGGTGGCTGCGGCTGGTGTGGGCTtcggggctgggctgggtggggacCCTGGGCCTCGCCCTGCAGCGCCTGGGCGCCTGCCAGTGGCGGGGCCTGCCGGTGGTCACGTGGAGGGAGCTGCTTCTCACCTGCCTGCACAGCCTGATGCTGGTGGccttgctgctgttgctgctgccctGGAGACTGTTCCAGAAGGTGAAGCGCTTCAGCTTGGGCTGGCTGCCTGGACAG GGCCTGCTGTGGGAGCCCCTGGGGCAGATGCAGCGGCTGTACTGGTGGGCGCAGCGTGGGGCGGCGCTGGCCTCCTGGCACCTGGCCTACATCATCACCTGGACCACCTGCCTGGCCTCCCACCTGCTCCAGTCTGCCTTTGAACACACAGCTCAGCTGGCCCAGGCCCAGGACGCTGACTCTCAGGAGGCCACGGGGTCCTTGCTGGAGCCTCCACTGCCTGAGGCCTCCACCCCCAAGGCTGAGCCCACCCTGCCCGAGCCCAGAGGTCCTGGAGAATAA